The DNA region GTCCCGTTGATAAAAAAACATGTTATTACGTAGAACGACCAGATATAATGGAAGAAGCACTTGATCATATAGAAAATTGGAGATATTTTACAGTATCAGCTCCAAGACAAACAGGAAAAACAACTTTGTTAAATGATATTGTTGAAAAAACAAAAGATAAATATTTACCAATATTTATTTCTTTTGAAAGTTACGTAAGTAAGAGCGAAGACGATTTTCTTGAAACGTTTGTAATTGATATATTGGATGATATAGAATATAGATATAATAAAAAAATTAAACTGGAAATACCAAAAAAACTTGATAAAATAAGAGAAATGTTAAAGGAATTATATGAAAAAATAGGAAAAGAGATAATATTAATGATAGATGAGTTTGAAAAATTAGATGAGAACATAATGAATGAATTTTTACATGTAATACGAAGTGTGTATCATAAAAAACAAATATACAAACTCAGAAGTGTAATATTAATAAGCGTAGGATATTTAAGCGGAATATTAGAAGATAATGCCAGTCCATTTAACATAGCAGAACATTTGGAAGTGCCATACTTTACAAAAGAACAAGTATATGATTTACTAAACCAACACGAAAAAGAAACAGGACAAATTTTCGATGAAAAAGTAAAAGAATTAATATGGCATAATGCAGCAGGACAACCGGGATTAACCAATGGTCTTGCATATGATTTGGTAATGAAAAAAGCTAAAGGAGAAAAAATAATAACAGTAAAACATTTTGAAAAAACATTATATGATTATATTAGAAAATATATAGATAAAAACATGGAAAATATAATATCAAAAGCGAAAAAAGAAAAAGAATTAATGATGAAAATATTATTTGAGCCAGAAAGCATTGAATTTGATATAAGCGATGATAGAATAAAATTCCTATATTTAAATGGGGTAATAGATGACTGTGACGGTAAATGTTGTGTAAAAGTACCGTTATATTATAAAAAGTTATACAATCATTTCAAACCACAAATCAATGGAGAAAAAAATTATATGGCAACAATAAAAGATACAATCAAACCATATCTAAAAGAAAACGGAAGCTTGGATTTAAACAAATTAATGAAAAGGTATATAAGATACATAAAAGAACGAGGAGCAGTAATGTTCAAAGGCAGAAACTATTATGAAGGTGTATATCAATACAATCTTGATCAATTTCTTGGATTATATGTAGAAGCGGCAGATGGAAAAGTATATCCAGAAACACAAGTAGGCGGAGGAAGAATAGACTTATTAATAAATATGCGTAACAAAGAATACTTAATAGAAATAAAAGCAAACATAACAGGAAATGATTATGAAAAAAGTAAAAAACAAATAAAAGAATATATAAAAAGAAAAGGGTTAAAAGAGGGATGGTTAATAATATATTCAAATACAATAAAAGATTTTGAATATATTTTAGAAGAAGAAAATGGAATAAAATTACACATTTGGTTTATAAAAACAAATTTTGAAAATCCGTCAAAAATATAGAAATATTTTAAAAAGAAGAAAAGATTCAGAAATAGTTATTAAAAGATAGTATATTTTTCTAATTATTTCAGATTTTTAAACTTTGCTTTGGAATATAAGTGTAAAACTCAGGAAAATATATAAGTGCTGGTGGATAAAAAAACAATCCTCAAAAAGAGGATTGTTTTTGAAAAATCAGATTGTTACTCATATTTTTTTTAAAAAGTGTATTAACATAATCAAAATTCTAAAAAGAGTCTCTTAGTTATTTATTATTTAAAAAGTTAAAATATTCGATATTTTTTATGAATCTGTATTAATCTTTTTTCTTTCTGAAATTAAATTTTTAATATATTTTTTGAAAGTTTCTTCGAGTTTTTCGAAAAGAACAGTTTCAGCAATTTCGCCATTAATAAATATTGCACCACCTGTCTTAGTTCCAGCTATGCCAATATCAGCATGTTTTGCTTCTCCTGGTCCATTAACAACACATCCCATTACAGCAACATTAATATCTTCATCAATATTTTTTGTCCATTCTTTTACTTTGTTTGCAAGATATTCCACATTTATTTCAGTTCTAGCACAGGTCGGACATGCTATAATCCTTGGGCCTTTTTTAAATCCTAACAAAGTTAGTAATTTTTTTGCAGCTAATACTTCTTTAATAGGATCTCCTGCTATGGAAATTCTAATAGTATCTCCAATATTATTTAATAGTAATGCTCCAAGTCCTGCAGAAGATAATATTAAAGCATCCTCATAAATTCCAGCTTCAGTAATTCCTATATGCAAAGGATATGGTACCTTTTCTGAAATATATTTATTAGCCAAAAAGTTTTCTTTAGCATCTGTAGATTTTATAGATATAATAATATTATTAAATTCCAATTCTTCCATAACTTTAACTTCTTCTAAAGCACTTTCTGCTAAAGCTTTAAATCTTGGCATATTCAATATTTCAAATTCTTTTTTTATAGAACCAGAGTTTGCACCAACCCTAATAGGAATATTGTAATCTTTAGCGACTTTAACAACTTCTTTAACCTTCCAAAGAGAACCAATATTGCCTGGGTTAATCCTTATTTTAGATGCTCCAGCCTTAATTGATTCTATAGCAACTTTGTAATCAAAGTGTATATCTGCAACTATTGGTATTGAAGAAATTTCACATATTTTTTTAAAAGAAGGAATGTCATCTAATGTTCTAACAGAAACTCTTACGATTTCAGCTCCAGCATTTGAAAGATTAATGATTTGTTTTATGGTTTTTTCGGTATCTAAAGTATTTGTATTTGTCATACTTTGAATAACAACTGGATTATGACCACCAATTGGAACGTTTTTTACGAAAACAGTATATTTTGAAAACATTATTTTACCCCCATTTATCTAAAAAATCTTAAAATATCGTTATAAGTGAAATAAACAAATAGTCCCATTAAAATCAAAAATCCTATAGTGTGTATCATTGCTTCAACTTTAGGATTGGTTCTCTTACCAGTAATCATTTCATATATGGAAAATACAATTCTTCCGCCGTCCAATGCAGGTATTGGTA from Marinitoga hydrogenitolerans DSM 16785 includes:
- a CDS encoding AAA-like domain-containing protein encodes the protein MRRFCTSGPVDKKTCYYVERPDIMEEALDHIENWRYFTVSAPRQTGKTTLLNDIVEKTKDKYLPIFISFESYVSKSEDDFLETFVIDILDDIEYRYNKKIKLEIPKKLDKIREMLKELYEKIGKEIILMIDEFEKLDENIMNEFLHVIRSVYHKKQIYKLRSVILISVGYLSGILEDNASPFNIAEHLEVPYFTKEQVYDLLNQHEKETGQIFDEKVKELIWHNAAGQPGLTNGLAYDLVMKKAKGEKIITVKHFEKTLYDYIRKYIDKNMENIISKAKKEKELMMKILFEPESIEFDISDDRIKFLYLNGVIDDCDGKCCVKVPLYYKKLYNHFKPQINGEKNYMATIKDTIKPYLKENGSLDLNKLMKRYIRYIKERGAVMFKGRNYYEGVYQYNLDQFLGLYVEAADGKVYPETQVGGGRIDLLINMRNKEYLIEIKANITGNDYEKSKKQIKEYIKRKGLKEGWLIIYSNTIKDFEYILEEENGIKLHIWFIKTNFENPSKI
- the ispG gene encoding flavodoxin-dependent (E)-4-hydroxy-3-methylbut-2-enyl-diphosphate synthase, whose translation is MFSKYTVFVKNVPIGGHNPVVIQSMTNTNTLDTEKTIKQIINLSNAGAEIVRVSVRTLDDIPSFKKICEISSIPIVADIHFDYKVAIESIKAGASKIRINPGNIGSLWKVKEVVKVAKDYNIPIRVGANSGSIKKEFEILNMPRFKALAESALEEVKVMEELEFNNIIISIKSTDAKENFLANKYISEKVPYPLHIGITEAGIYEDALILSSAGLGALLLNNIGDTIRISIAGDPIKEVLAAKKLLTLLGFKKGPRIIACPTCARTEINVEYLANKVKEWTKNIDEDINVAVMGCVVNGPGEAKHADIGIAGTKTGGAIFINGEIAETVLFEKLEETFKKYIKNLISERKKINTDS